A single genomic interval of Zingiber officinale cultivar Zhangliang chromosome 4A, Zo_v1.1, whole genome shotgun sequence harbors:
- the LOC121970197 gene encoding proteinaceous RNase P 1, chloroplastic/mitochondrial-like isoform X2, which produces MKKDGKISEARVSGKQMKIKLDSCSKTGDVMEAIAVYDSAVGQGIKLQQYHYNVLLYLCSPAAVGIVHPAKSGSVNSKSDPDWHIDGDVVEDADQGSRRASVPILVSDDIRDYARTRGLEIYQKMCLEKIAMSEAALTSVASVAMSMDDGDMAFDCVKRMKLLGITARVRSYGPALFNFCNKGDIDKAFEVEAHMSENGIQPEESELEALLRISIAARRGDKVYYLLHKLRTNVRQVSAFKSLTASRLGKRKWDAEILAEAIENGGGGWHGLGWLGKGKWSVAHISVDSDGVCMSCGHKLATVDLDPVETENFAKSVASLSNKRERNSNFQKFQKWLDYYGPFEAVVDAANVALYCQNRFSVNKVSAVVNAIQQKLPMKRCPLIIVHNKRLIGNKMKDPMNVKYLEKWKNADALYETPTGSNDDWYWLYAAIKFKCLIVTNDEMRDHTFQVLGNNFIPRWKVRHQVHFTFHNGSLEFHMPPPCSIIIQKHKHRCGTLPMDLILFSFSNTTSLSFLFLSSIMAFASSANLSILSTSSRYSLNALACLHSRIRIPLQNSDQEAN; this is translated from the exons ATGAAGAAGGACGGCAAGATATCCGAGGCTAGGGTTTCTGGAAAGCAGATGAAAATTAAGCTGGATTCCTGCTCCAAAACTGGTGATGTCATGGAAGCCATTGCCGTCTACGACTCCGCGGTCGGCCAAGGAATAAAATTGCAGCAATACCACTACAATGTGCTGCTTTACCTTTGCTCTCCTGCGGCGGTTGGCATCGTTCATCCTGCTAAAAGTGGTAGTGTTAATTCTAAATCCGATCCAGATTGGCATATTGATGGAGATGTGGTTGAAGATGCAGACCAAGGAAGTAGAAGAGCTTCTGTTCCGATTCTTGTAAGCGATGACATCAGAGACTATGCTCGAACCAGAGGACTTGAGATATATCAAAAGATGTGCTTGGAGAAGATTGCCATGAGCGAAGCAGCTCTAACATCTGTGGCTTCAGTAGCAATGTCCATGGACGATGGTGACATGGCCTTTGATTGTGTTAAGCGAATGAAGCTTTTGGGTATAACTGCAAGGGTGCGGTCGTATGGTCCTGCATTGTTCAACTTCTGCAACAAAGGCGACATTGATAAGGCATTCGAAGTTGAAGCTCACATGTCGGAAAATGGCATCCAACCTGAAGAATCAGAGTTGGAAGCACTTCTAAGAATTAGCATTGCGGCTCGCAGAGGCGACAAGGTGTATTACCTGCTACACAAGCTTAGAACTAATGTGAGACAGGTCTCTGCGTTCAAGAGTTTGACTGCATCAAGACTGGGGAAAAGGAAATGGGATGCGGAAATATTAGCAGAGGCGATTGAGAATGGTGGAGGGGGGTGGCATGGGCTTGGTTGGCTCGGTAAAGGGAAATGGAGTGTGGCACACATATCAGTAGATTCAGATGGTGTCTGCATGTCTTGTGGTCACAAATTAGCGACCGTCGATCTTGATCCAGTTGAGACAGAAAACTTTGCTAAGTCTGTTGCCTCACTGTCCAACAAGAGAGAAAGGAATTCGAATTTTCAGAAGTTTCAA AAATGGTTGGACTACTATGGCCCTTTTGAAGCTGTTGTAGATGCAGCAAATGTTGCTCTCTATTGTCAGAACCGGTTCTCAGTTAATAAG gTCAGTGCTGTTGTTAATGCCATACAGCAGAAACTACCTATGAAGAGATGCCCACTTATTATTGTACATAATAAACGACTCATTGGAAACAAGATGAAAGATCCTATGAACGTGAAGTATTTGGAGAAATGGAAGAATGCAGATGCGCTTTATGAAACTCCTACTGGATCTAATGATGATTG GTACTGGTTATATGCAGCTATAAAATTTAAATGCCTTATTGTGACAAATGACGAGATGAGAGACCACACATTCCAGGTCTTAGGCAATAACTTCATTCCACGATGGAAAGTAAGACATCAG GTGCATTTCACTTTCCATAATGGAAGTTTGGAGTTTCATATGCCACCTCCATGTTCTATTATTATTCAG AAACACAAGCATCGATGTGGAACTCTCCCCATGGATCtcatcctcttctctttctccaaCACCACCAGCTTATCATTTCTCTTCCTTTCCTCCATAATGGCTTTTGCTTCCTCAGCAAATTTGTCGATCCTCAGTACCTCATCACGGTATTCACTCAATGCTCTTGCTTGTCTGCATTCCAGAATCCGGATCCCCCTACAAAATTCAGACCAAGAAGCCAACTGA
- the LOC121970197 gene encoding proteinaceous RNase P 1, chloroplastic/mitochondrial-like isoform X1 gives MKKDGKISEARVSGKQMKIKLDSCSKTGDVMEAIAVYDSAVGQGIKLQQYHYNVLLYLCSPAAVGIVHPAKSGSVNSKSDPDWHIDGDVVEDADQGSRRASVPILVSDDIRDYARTRGLEIYQKMCLEKIAMSEAALTSVASVAMSMDDGDMAFDCVKRMKLLGITARVRSYGPALFNFCNKGDIDKAFEVEAHMSENGIQPEESELEALLRISIAARRGDKVYYLLHKLRTNVRQVSAFKSLTASRLGKRKWDAEILAEAIENGGGGWHGLGWLGKGKWSVAHISVDSDGVCMSCGHKLATVDLDPVETENFAKSVASLSNKRERNSNFQKFQKWLDYYGPFEAVVDAANVALYCQNRFSVNKVSAVVNAIQQKLPMKRCPLIIVHNKRLIGNKMKDPMNVKYLEKWKNADALYETPTGSNDDWYWLYAAIKFKCLIVTNDEMRDHTFQVLGNNFIPRWKVRHQVHFTFHNGSLEFHMPPPCSIIIQENERGHWHIPISIKEEHERKHSWLCVENERGHWHIPISIKEEHERKHSWLCVTRNNLHNVKEATSSTLRETQASMWNSPHGSHPLLFLQHHQLIISLPFLHNGFCFLSKFVDPQYLITVFTQCSCLSAFQNPDPPTKFRPRSQLMRRPDDDDNDGKEKYWSRH, from the exons ATGAAGAAGGACGGCAAGATATCCGAGGCTAGGGTTTCTGGAAAGCAGATGAAAATTAAGCTGGATTCCTGCTCCAAAACTGGTGATGTCATGGAAGCCATTGCCGTCTACGACTCCGCGGTCGGCCAAGGAATAAAATTGCAGCAATACCACTACAATGTGCTGCTTTACCTTTGCTCTCCTGCGGCGGTTGGCATCGTTCATCCTGCTAAAAGTGGTAGTGTTAATTCTAAATCCGATCCAGATTGGCATATTGATGGAGATGTGGTTGAAGATGCAGACCAAGGAAGTAGAAGAGCTTCTGTTCCGATTCTTGTAAGCGATGACATCAGAGACTATGCTCGAACCAGAGGACTTGAGATATATCAAAAGATGTGCTTGGAGAAGATTGCCATGAGCGAAGCAGCTCTAACATCTGTGGCTTCAGTAGCAATGTCCATGGACGATGGTGACATGGCCTTTGATTGTGTTAAGCGAATGAAGCTTTTGGGTATAACTGCAAGGGTGCGGTCGTATGGTCCTGCATTGTTCAACTTCTGCAACAAAGGCGACATTGATAAGGCATTCGAAGTTGAAGCTCACATGTCGGAAAATGGCATCCAACCTGAAGAATCAGAGTTGGAAGCACTTCTAAGAATTAGCATTGCGGCTCGCAGAGGCGACAAGGTGTATTACCTGCTACACAAGCTTAGAACTAATGTGAGACAGGTCTCTGCGTTCAAGAGTTTGACTGCATCAAGACTGGGGAAAAGGAAATGGGATGCGGAAATATTAGCAGAGGCGATTGAGAATGGTGGAGGGGGGTGGCATGGGCTTGGTTGGCTCGGTAAAGGGAAATGGAGTGTGGCACACATATCAGTAGATTCAGATGGTGTCTGCATGTCTTGTGGTCACAAATTAGCGACCGTCGATCTTGATCCAGTTGAGACAGAAAACTTTGCTAAGTCTGTTGCCTCACTGTCCAACAAGAGAGAAAGGAATTCGAATTTTCAGAAGTTTCAA AAATGGTTGGACTACTATGGCCCTTTTGAAGCTGTTGTAGATGCAGCAAATGTTGCTCTCTATTGTCAGAACCGGTTCTCAGTTAATAAG gTCAGTGCTGTTGTTAATGCCATACAGCAGAAACTACCTATGAAGAGATGCCCACTTATTATTGTACATAATAAACGACTCATTGGAAACAAGATGAAAGATCCTATGAACGTGAAGTATTTGGAGAAATGGAAGAATGCAGATGCGCTTTATGAAACTCCTACTGGATCTAATGATGATTG GTACTGGTTATATGCAGCTATAAAATTTAAATGCCTTATTGTGACAAATGACGAGATGAGAGACCACACATTCCAGGTCTTAGGCAATAACTTCATTCCACGATGGAAAGTAAGACATCAG GTGCATTTCACTTTCCATAATGGAAGTTTGGAGTTTCATATGCCACCTCCATGTTCTATTATTATTCAG GAAAATGAGAGAGGTCATTGGCATATTCCAATCTCAATAAAAGAAGAGCATGAGAGGAAACATTCCTGGCTATGTGTGGAAAATGAGAGAGGTCATTGGCATATTCCAATCTCAATAAAAGAAGAGCATGAGAGGAAACATTCCTGGCTATGTGTGACACGCAACAACCTACACAATGTAAAAGAAGCAACATCAAGTACTCTTAGAG AAACACAAGCATCGATGTGGAACTCTCCCCATGGATCtcatcctcttctctttctccaaCACCACCAGCTTATCATTTCTCTTCCTTTCCTCCATAATGGCTTTTGCTTCCTCAGCAAATTTGTCGATCCTCAGTACCTCATCACGGTATTCACTCAATGCTCTTGCTTGTCTGCATTCCAGAATCCGGATCCCCCTACAAAATTCAGACCAAGAAGCCAACTGATGAGACGACCTGATGATGATGACAATGATGGTAAAGAAAA ATATTGGTCGCGTCATTGA